TTTAAATTCTAATTGTTACTAGTCAATTTGAATTTTGTCGGTATAGCTACGGGCAGACTCGAGGTGCTGGGCACGGATCAAGTAATTGCCTGCGGGTAGATTTTCGGGTAGATTGATTTGCAATTGATTTTGTCCGGTTTGGATTTGGACCAATTGGCTAAGAATCTTTTTACCGAGCAGATCAAAGAGTTGGATTTCCACGGTTTCCTGCATGCTGCCCTCCACTTGGTAGAAGAGTTCAGATTGGGTAGGATTGGGGAAGAAACTAGCTGCTAGTTGATCGGGGCGGGCGAAATTGAGGGCAAGGACCTCAGAAAGTTCGCTTTCGCCATTAGCGAGGAAGCTTCTTACTCTATAGTAATTCATTCCCGTTAGGGGAGCGACATCATCGGCGGTATAATCTAGTTCGCTAGCAGAAGGGCCTTGAGCGGCGACCTCTAGCATATCACTAAAGTTGATTCCATCGGCAGAGCGTTCTACCACATAATGCGTCACTTCTGCTTCTTGGGCTACGCCCCAATAAATGCGGTGAATTTGGCCAACTGCAGCTGCGCGGAGATAGCTCCAGTCGGTATTGAGTAGGGGGTCTGGAATTAGGATAATTGCGCCAGATCCACCAGAGAAACCGGGAATACCGCTCCATTCTGAGTAATTCACGCCATTAGTGGTAGCTCCAACAGTGGCGCTATAGTGGACATCATCATAGAGAGGGGCCAGATAATTGCTGCCTGAATTTTTGAACCAGTAGAAGCCATTGGGCGTAGCATACTTGTAAGTATAAGCACAAGCGGGATAGCTAGCGATCCAGTTTGCGGCAGCCGTTTCGATAGCGGCTTTTTCTGCGGGTTCATAGTAGAAGCGCACTTCATATCCGCCGATGGGTGCACCTCCACCAAAGTCGAGGTTCCAGCTACGTTCCATTTCGAAGCGTTCTTCTCCGGGGTCGCCAGCGGTAGCACAATCAACTGCGGTAGCTGGGCCTTGAGTTTGTTGGTAGTAAGCGCCATTATCATAAATAGTAGCGATAGGATAGCCAGCGGGGGCGCCGCTGAGGTCTCCACGTACAGAGAAAATAATCTCATTTCCGTTATAGAAATGGTGCCAGCCCATATTATCGGTACAATAAGTATTGGTAGAAGTACCATTGAGGGCATAGATATAATCCTTGGCCAAAATGGGTTGGCTATCATCTGCGGTACTGTTACAGCTTCCTTCTCTGCGCACATAAACAGTAGATCCTCCAGAGGGGATCGTGTAATTGATTGAGCTACCGATACCGAGGAGTGTTCCCGTACCGTTGGGGCCAGAATACCAATAAATATCGGAGGCTGTACCTGCGGTTCCGCCGGCGGCAGAAAGGACAACATCTGTATTTGGGCAGTAGGTCCCTGCGATGGGGGCCATAGTAGGCGTAGTAGAATTATAAGTTACATTTACTGTTTCTGCGGCCGTAGTCGTACAGCCATTAGCATCAGTTACTGTCACATTATAAGTTGTGGTATTGAGCGGAGAAACGGTTTGGTTTGCGCCAGTGGGCAAGCCATTATCCCAGTTATAGGTAGTTCCACCAGTAGCCGTAAGGGTAGTATTATCTCCATCGCAGATATCGGTTGTTCCGCTAATGGCGCCAGTGGGTAGTGCATTAACCAATACACATTCGTCAATAGTATAGCTACAGCCAAAGTTATCGACCACCTCATAAGTATAGCACTGATTTCCTGCTGTGGCAGGAGTAACATCAGCGGTTGTGATAGAGGTTGAGCTTAGGTCGGCAGCTGCCTGCCAGCCTTGGCTAGCGATAGTGGGTGTAAAGCTACCTACAGTTTGTACAGCAGCGCCAAAGCTCATTTGCCAGCTAAAGATATAGCCATCATCAGAACCGAGATTATCTGTAATTTCTAGTGTCCAATCTCCATTTACGGGGCAGCCAACCAGGTCGGCAAAGCTACCAGAGGGGAGATAATCGCCGGCAGCGATTGTATTTCTATTTTCGGTAGGTGCTGTAACTGTGGGACCATTAACTAATAAATCTGTAGCTGTATTAGTAAAGCAATAGTCATAACCAGTACCTGGTCCACCAGTAGTATTATCGATAGGGTCTCCTAAGAAGGTTCCGCCACCACCGGGATAAGTATGCAAGTCAGTTGTTTGTCCGTTGGGGCAGCGAATTGTCATTTGGAGGTCACCAAGATAAGAGTGTTCCATATTTAGGCAGATACTTTGAATATCTGCAGCGGAGCTAATTGTGGTAGCTGCGGGATAGCAATCTACGGTTGTAGAAGTAGAGTAAGAAACCCCTGAGCCATCTGGTAAAAAGGTAGTTCCACTAACAGGAGGTGCACAATTAAATACAAAAGTATTCATTGCTACAGTAGCATCTAGGGCAGAGCTTTCGCCCAAACAGAGGGGCTCTGGCGTGGCGGTAGTGGCCAATGTAGGAGTAGTAGATACTTCAATCACTTGATCGAGTACATTATCATTCATACAGCCGTCTACATCTGTAATATCTAGATTGAGTTCATAGCTACCTTCCGTTGTATAAGTATAAGAGGCTGAGGTTCCAGAGGCGGTTCCACCACCACCAAAAGTCCAATCATAAGTAGCGCCTGCTCCAGAAGTAGAGAAAGTTCCGCTACCTACTACAGAAAGCGTTTGGCCTTGACAAAGGCGGATAATACCATCGGCATCGGCAGCAGGAGAAGTAGAGACAAGGACCGAATTGATCGTTTGGCAGCTACTTACACAGGTTACAGTAGCCTCCC
This genomic interval from Saprospira grandis contains the following:
- a CDS encoding CUB domain-containing protein, coding for MKHFYLFLLTAFFSGLSFYSHAQTYTMTNGSITACSGTLLDPGGTGDYGNNELVTYTICSGSADQVQLVFSSFSTESCCDDLTIYDGNSTSGTLIGTYAGTTNPGTITSTTGCLTLVFDSDGSVTDPGFEATISCVPSGGGGGTSYTMTNGSITACSGTLLDPGGTGNYGNNELVTYTICSGSADQVQLVFSSFSTESCCDDLTIYDGNSTSGTLIGTYAGTTNPGTITSTTGCLTLVFDSDGSVTSSGFQAAISCIPSGGGGGTSYTMTDGGSITACSGTLLDPGGTGDYGNNELVTYTICSGSADQVQLVFSSFSTESCCDDLTIYDGNSTSGTLIGTYAGTTNPGTITSTTGCLTLVFDSDGSVTDPGFEAAISCIPSGGGGGTSYTMTDGGSITACSGTLLDPGGTGNYGNSESVTYTICSGSTDELELVFTSFSTESCCDDLTIYDGNSTAGTLIGTYAGTTSPGTILSTTGCLTLVFSSDGSVTNPGFEATINCVPDLAGGIVMTNGGTTTCSATFTDDGGLTGNYSNSQTLEYTICPATAGSKVQADFTAFALEDGFDFLEIFDGNSTAAPSLGTYTDVLGPGLVSATPSNTSGCLTFRFTSDGSGTLAGWEATVTCVSSCQTINSVLVSTSPAADADGIIRLCQGQTLSVVGSGTFSTSGAGATYDWTFGGGGTASGTSASYTYTTEGSYELNLDITDVDGCMNDNVLDQVIEVSTTPTLATTATPEPLCLGESSALDATVAMNTFVFNCAPPVSGTTFLPDGSGVSYSTSTTVDCYPAATTISSAADIQSICLNMEHSYLGDLQMTIRCPNGQTTDLHTYPGGGGTFLGDPIDNTTGGPGTGYDYCFTNTATDLLVNGPTVTAPTENRNTIAAGDYLPSGSFADLVGCPVNGDWTLEITDNLGSDDGYIFSWQMSFGAAVQTVGSFTPTIASQGWQAAADLSSTSITTADVTPATAGNQCYTYEVVDNFGCSYTIDECVLVNALPTGAISGTTDICDGDNTTLTATGGTTYNWDNGLPTGANQTVSPLNTTTYNVTVTDANGCTTTAAETVNVTYNSTTPTMAPIAGTYCPNTDVVLSAAGGTAGTASDIYWYSGPNGTGTLLGIGSSINYTIPSGGSTVYVRREGSCNSTADDSQPILAKDYIYALNGTSTNTYCTDNMGWHHFYNGNEIIFSVRGDLSGAPAGYPIATIYDNGAYYQQTQGPATAVDCATAGDPGEERFEMERSWNLDFGGGAPIGGYEVRFYYEPAEKAAIETAAANWIASYPACAYTYKYATPNGFYWFKNSGSNYLAPLYDDVHYSATVGATTNGVNYSEWSGIPGFSGGSGAIILIPDPLLNTDWSYLRAAAVGQIHRIYWGVAQEAEVTHYVVERSADGINFSDMLEVAAQGPSASELDYTADDVAPLTGMNYYRVRSFLANGESELSEVLALNFARPDQLAASFFPNPTQSELFYQVEGSMQETVEIQLFDLLGKKILSQLVQIQTGQNQLQINLPENLPAGNYLIRAQHLESARSYTDKIQID